gtaccaaaggggttagcggactgcctgcccaactctcgccaggactactaaaacggtAAAACATTAATACAAGTCGTTCGGGATACTACTAATGCGCTTAACCTAACCATCAAtcaagaaacgaaaaacaacaGTTAAAACGTAAAGTGAATaatgactgccacgtcacaatcagCTAGGACCCAATCAAATGCAAATAACTGCTTACAATCCCTGAAAGGAATATATATACAAACCAAGTATAATACATGGAACATGAATACACACGCACTGTTACCAACCACATTGGTATgattacaagccaaaaggaaacatgtaaattcaagtacaatcaagttgccaactattgaggagctatccaaaatctctcaactagctctactcaactcatcttcaaactcaaaagtccaaaaggtaaatccctgtaaggaaaacaaaattcacggagtgagttttcgcccaatgaggtaccatcaccaaaatataccaggatcacataaacacaagaatatTCAGTCCAAATATGCACGACAAGTAAGTAAAATCAACAACCCCCAAGTGTAGgaaataaaaggatacggatggctctcaagagcccttttcctcttttgccatgcttgatctcatctcattgactctccgtcaatgtataccaggtaatcatgaccgtagactcctctttactccaattatccgtccacctcactttccccttaccgggcccgaacaccaaacagtacagaattggtattactcgagtataccggaatcaagggtctcatacccaaagattcccaaatacagtccccatggcttgtcaaatgtccccgaccaagtccttactggctcgagtccattgacttccaatgaggtagagctcagagtGAACAGTAAAGATTGGTATCCAAGCGATACCAAATCCAGTATAGTCAAGAATATTCAAGTAATATCATAAACAGTCAAGTAAGCTTAGTATAATAACCAGTCAAGgaggccagagagtacgagagtggtaaagtacagcctcgcctcacctagctcaaacaatcatcacaactagcccaaatcacagaattcaagtacaagaaagccacggaataacaaatatgtgagtagtacactcaccaagttcaacaaagaaatttcacaagttttcgcccgacgtgagcctcggatcaccggcacgccctataacaatcaagaaagtacaatgaAAACGCAAACACAAGTCGAATACCTTTTTCTAGGAACTATTAAGGCAAgacccaaatatagcttggaaatgaaaaatacttaacatttagggttaaaagtagaaaTAAACCCTAAGATTATTCATTTCTATGAAATCTCAACCCAACACATAAGAATCCAATACCCTCGACACTTGGACAGCATTTTccttaaaatttcagcttttccaacctacaagacaaCCAATAAAAgccatccaacacaaccacaagcacccaaacaatatATAAGTCATTCGATATGcgtcattagggtcacaatacccttcaattatagccaattagaagttCAACAATCAACAATAGAAAACCCCCAATTTGAAaacctaaatctgaaattttccgcacaagcggaaatttttcgcaattaaccacaattaacgcacaagagagctatttaaTACCATTGAGAACCACTAATTCAAGCTcaatcatatccatcataggaaaacagaaaattccagaaaaatcagaaaattaggaaacttcactccaatccaccaaatcttccgtaaAATCGCGTAAATAGCTACTATAATgcaccaattggccaaaatttataacaaaagatgagttccaagcaagataccttagttcttcaagaaaggttgtagcttgtgaggttttcttccaaaacaacaccaCTAAACTCTTCAAAGACCCTTAGCAAGATGTttttatggactaattcaagaaacaaacggctagttttcaagatttgagcaagattagaagatggaaggttgaagaattttttcctttgcttgctagagaggttcggccaagacaaggctgaaatgaagatgatttagtcaatttttggtcttttattaaagttaaagaaagttaggcaaagttaGGCAAGTTTAGTCCAACAACAATTTGACACTTGGCGCATTATTTTGCTAGAGCTATCTTCTTGTCCCTCATGGCTAAACCATCTAGgcaacctccaattatctcctaatACCTAGTAGCAAAAACCCTTTAcgcaaaatttaacctaattggtcaaatttctctcacttaatgcactagcgggtcccacgacCAAAAGacgttccaaatttctcacgaactaccttatactagaaaatggatttaaaagctatatttactGTTAAAATGTTGAGAAAAGTAatagaataaagaaaataaaagaaaacgggtgcacaggaataaaataataaaaaaatttttttttttctgggttctcacaagtTTCCTCACTTATCAACCTACAAATTGCATACAACAAATCTTAAATCTGAATAACATCCACCATACTCATGGTTAACTAAGTACTATGGCGTACATAAATAAGATAATATCACATTTGTGAAGACTATAGCTGGGGACTTGCTTAAAATAAGTAATAACAACCAGGAATTGTCGAGAATCTGGCCAAGCAAACTTATTGAAATGTTTGACAGCAATCCAAGAGGCGTCATCTTCAAGCTACCCTTTGTAGACAACATTGCGAGCTTTATCTCCATGTTCTGATACAATGTTTTCAACTGAGAATCTTGAAGGTGCCACCTTCAGCTCATCTAAACTGCATTCTTTAAATGCTGGCAGTTTCATCCTCTGATTTTCTCCACATTTCTCTAAAACCCCAGaagaaaaaaatcagaaaaaaggaATAAATATTGCATTTTTATACATTTAACAGAGTTTTAAGAATTACCAAGATCAGAGGAATAAGGGACGTTGGATCTGAGGTTAGAAGGCTACCAGCAAAAGCCTAATTTAGAGCAGTGAGCTCCCATTGGAATGAAGATGAATATTACTGAAAAACAAAACTagcaatcaagtcaagaaaacAGACATAAAGAAATATCATATATGGATAGAACAAAATCATAGGGACATAAAATACATGTAACACAAAAACTTTCACCAACCAAGTCAATTCAAGCGCCATTGCAGCAAAAAAACTTGTAGAAAAATGTGCAAAGAAGTCACATATGATCAAAACACAAGGATAAAACACGAGAAGCAAAGGACAAGGGTAAatccaaaaagaaaggaaaaaaagagaaaccaaAGTATATGACAAACATGTAATGGAAAGATGTTATGTTTTTCCTTTGGTCACCTCTGTTTTGAAGGAAAGCATGGGAAAAATACATTTTAGAGAAAATACTAATTCGGCAACTTCTAAGGCAGAGATGATGCCGTCTTGGACACCAGAAAGAAACACTAGATAAAACAGAAACATATTCTAAAAGTAACTAGTtatacatttagattcatgcTTTTCATTGCCAATGAGGGCAACCTCATCAACCTTATCAGCTTCAGTCTCACTAATATCAGCCTACAGTTGCTGCTCCATATAAGAACAAAGCCATGTTTAGTAATTAAAGAAGCATGACAATTGGCCACCATCATCTACAATTCGAATCAAAACAATCACAATTCAGCACAATAGGGAGTCAACAAATTCAACTAAGATAAGCATGCCTTTTCAAAAACATTTTTTCCTCCTCAAACTCCACAAAATAAATTAACtcaagaaattaaaatttaCACTTTCAGAAACGAATTTCTCACATTAATACCAAAGAAAAACACAGATGAACAAATCTAACACCGCCTTGATTTTATGTGTCAAATCCCATAGTAATTAGAAAATTAGACCagttaaaaggaaaattttgacatTCCGAATTTACATTAGACTCcatgaaagaaaggaagaaaacctccATAGCCAACTTGAGATCAATCCTAAACTTGGCAGAAACAAAATTTTACAATAAAATCACATAAATAACAAAAGCTGAGACCCTCCCTCCCCACCCACAATATTAAAGCAGAACACCAATATATTATTCACAGAACCCATAGAAATTGAAGTAAGAAAACCTGAGATCCTCAAGAAACCAAAAGtacaaaaaatgcagaaaacgtaGGTCATGACTTAAATTTACTCAAAAATAAACATCATTAATATGTGTAAAAAAGACTGCTTTTTCACTGCAAAAGACGTGTCTCTAGCAGAAGGAAATGATGGAGAAAATAGATGAGAAATTCTATATAGGAGGAGAGGATGATAGGAAGAACGGAAAAGAAAGAATCTGTCAATCTccaactggaaaaaaaaaatttaaaaggttGGTAATTTACCAAGGTTGACGGAGTTTTCCCAACCGCTTACATCGAGAAGTGGATCCGGGAGAATCTTCCCAACCGCTTACATTTGGTACTTGTTGGATGTAAATAGACCAAAAGGAAACTAATCACTTAAAAGCCccataagaaattgaaaataaCCACATCTTTACTCTAGCTCTCCCACTGGCTGTGGTGTAAAGTGGAAGAGCAGATACACTTCCTTGGGAAAGAACGAAGATTCCAACTAATTATATTTGTCTCGTGGACAACGATACCAGAGAAGTAGATGAAAGAGGATGGTAAAGAAAGAAGGCAGCAGTGATTTGTTAATTATTTGCTGCTACATGAAGATAACACAAGAACAATGGAAGAGACTGAAATCAACACAAGTTTAATCCTCTAAGGTCCAAAGATTTTGATGGACAATGACTTGGACTAATTTGGACATCAAAAGAATGggaaattttttaaaagcaCAAATGTAAGATCATAGTTTATGACATGCCTCGCAACATACGCTCAACTGAGGCGCGTAGAAAACTGAAGATAGAATAACAATTTAAAGAAACAACTGTGAGCAACAAATCACAAACAAATGTACTACCTTTGATAGTAAACGTACAGCTCCAAGAAGCCTTTCCAAAAAGTTATATTTGCCACCATCACACCTTCTCCGCTTCAGACTGAAACCCAAATGAAAGGCCAAAAGTTTTGGTATGTGCAATTTGACAGAAAGCAAGAGTCTAATCATTACTAATTGTACATTACATTCACAGACTggtcatttaatcaatttttcttGGATATTAACTTTCAACTCCGAATTTAACTTTTCGAAGCCTCCACATCAAATTACTAAGAAAACGTTAAGAATTTATGGCTTTGCGATCTACTGATGAAACTCAATGAAATCTTGCTATTTCCTccagaaaaaaaatgcatgaatcaCTAATCAACGCATATGGTAAACAATAATGATGGAAAATATGCCATTCTTTATGTTTATACCTTTCCAAAAGTTGCAATTTTTGTTTAGGCCTTTTGCCATGGATTACCATAAAGCAGGAATTCAAGATTTCCTCCAACTTTGCTGATTGCAGAAGCCTCAAATCCCTTCTAACCTGTCACAAAATCACAATTAATTTTAAACCAACAAAACCAATAAGCAAATGCTTGAAGGCATACAGGTTAGTGCTTTTCACTGAGCAAGTAAAAACTGAAACtttaggcaaaaaaaaaaaaaaaaccaaccttAAGCAGGTATTGAAAATAAGAGCACCTTCGATGCTGATTCTTATTTTTGTAGACAATTCTATCGAGGATTCCAAATTCTGTCTGCAGCTGACCCAAAAAAGTCTTCAATCTCTCCTCAACTACTTCAAACTCCGAATCCATTACCTTTAATAATGCTAATAACTACA
The DNA window shown above is from Coffea arabica cultivar ET-39 chromosome 5e, Coffea Arabica ET-39 HiFi, whole genome shotgun sequence and carries:
- the LOC113688491 gene encoding uncharacterized protein isoform X1, yielding MDSEFEVVEERLKTFLGQLQTEFGILDRIVYKNKNQHRRCSYFQYLLKVRRDLRLLQSAKLEEILNSCFMVIHGKRPKQKLQLLESLKRRRCDGGKYNFLERLLGAVRLLSKMMVANCHASLITKHGFVLIWSSNCRLILVRLKLIRLMRLPSLAMKSMNLN
- the LOC113688491 gene encoding uncharacterized protein isoform X2 produces the protein MDSEFEVVEERLKTFLGQLQTEFGILDRIVYKNKNQHRRCSYFQYLLKVRRDLRLLQSAKLEEILNSCFMVIHGKRPKQKLQLLESLKRRRCDGGKYNFLERLLGAVRLLSK